The sequence below is a genomic window from Lolium perenne isolate Kyuss_39 chromosome 7, Kyuss_2.0, whole genome shotgun sequence.
AATGAGCGTGCATCCATGCAATTATGCCAAGACCCCCCATCCGACTACACTGCACTGCTGGTTCTTGCTGACAATAGCGGAACATGATAATATGCTGTCTCAACTCGAGGACAGCGGACACACTAAAAAATGTACTAAACATGAGACGACTTTGATGTTGGAATCATCTATGCATCTGCCAGATCTCAAGCACAGGAGACAGCATCTGGGAGATATAATGGCCATATTCTTTCTGTCTACCAATCAAATGCTACCGCTTATACACATCTTCTGTATATATAGACCTCAGCAGAATGGTAGACACATCAAACCAGAAgtctctcctcctccacctcctcctctctTCAAGTACAATACAGAGAAAACCTTCAAGATCAGAAATGGCTTTCCACCTAAGATCGATAAGTTTGCCTTCAAGGCCTCAGGCCAACGAGGCCGAAGTCGAGCAAGAGCTGCTGAGTCTAGAGGCAagcatttcttcctccaccaccaccggcacGATGTGTGATGGTCTGCGGAAGCTTGGAGACATCTACAACGGTGTTGAAGAGATTATTGGCCTGCCAAGCAACCAAGTTGGGAAGATGTTGAATGGAGAGATGGATAGCTCTCTTGAGCTGTTGGATCTCTGCAGCATCATGCAAGAGATCTTCGTAGAGATGAAGGCCATCATCCAAGAGCTGCAAGCGGCTCTAAGAAAAGGAGATGATGCAGCTGTTCAAGCCAACATCCAATCTTATACTCGTTTGGCGAAGAAGGCCAAGAAACTTTTCAAGAAGACCACGAAGAAGGCTACTTATGTGGGTTGCAGGATGGTCATGCTTTTTACCAAGGCTAGGGAGATATCAGCATCTCTGCTGGAGTCCTCAGTCCATCTCTTGTCAAAGGAAATCGATATGCCTAAACAGTCTATTGTCTCCAAAGTATTTCACAAGAAGAAGGCAGTTGTTTGCGAGGAGGATCTATTGCAGGAGTTAGAGTGCAGTATTGGAGATCTTGAGATTGCTACAGGACATTTGTTCAGGAAATTAGTCCACATCAGGGTTTCTCTCCTGAACATTCTTAGCTCATAGATACTTCCACACCACTCTTGACATCCTGTGATTGGCATCCGCCTTTTTGAGGACTAGCTGATCTTGGTACAGTTTTCCCAATATGTAATTATGTATAGAATACAGATGTACAGGAAATTATAGAGAGAAAAAACAAAGTTTTGATCCATTTGCCCATTTCATGCTTCAAGATTTGATTTCTGATCTAAGTATATGTACTTATTGCAGTATCCTTGGTTCGTGGATCATGTTGGGCGTACATTAAACATGACAGGTCGAAGTCACAAGGGCTAAGCCTGTTCATAGCAGAATAAATCAATTTAATTACCATGattcccccaccaccaccaccacctccagcaCATGGATGTGCAGTCTGGCACTGCAGTTGAATATTTTTAGTTTCAaaatgcatgggcaacttgtttaaATAAAATGAGTTTCTACAATCTTCATCTGTAATATTCAAGCATGTCACAATGTACAATATTATGCATCCAGAGGCCCAAAAAAGCCACAACCATGCACCTCTAAAAAAATTGCCCTTTCTTTTTAGATTATCAGAAAAAAATTATCAAGATGGAGTTGCACACAATTTCTCTTGTTTACACATCATTCTCCATATACTAACGCCAAGGGATGTTTTATTTGCTAAACAAATAAAAAGCTGTGCGCTGAACATATAACAGAAGCGGAGAAGTGTCTAGTATAGTGATCACACTGCTAATTTGCGCAACTTATATGAAGGTCAGGGAGTAGAGAGCTACCTTGTGGAGAAATAGCAGACAGCAGAAGCATGAGGGGCGCTGGAG
It includes:
- the LOC127301669 gene encoding uncharacterized protein — translated: MAFHLRSISLPSRPQANEAEVEQELLSLEASISSSTTTGTMCDGLRKLGDIYNGVEEIIGLPSNQVGKMLNGEMDSSLELLDLCSIMQEIFVEMKAIIQELQAALRKGDDAAVQANIQSYTRLAKKAKKLFKKTTKKATYVGCRMVMLFTKAREISASLLESSVHLLSKEIDMPKQSIVSKVFHKKKAVVCEEDLLQELECSIGDLEIATGHLFRKLVHIRVSLLNILSS